The genomic interval GGAAAATTAATGTTGCAAGTAGTGTTCCGGTTCACTTGTAAGTTTCCCACACTTCTGACCCCGGGGTTGTATATTAAAAACGTATTCAAGGACTATTCAGAAGTGGAAACTTCCATACTCCGCTTTAAATGGAATAGTTACAGTTGCATTGCCACTTACTTAAAAGTTGCTGGTTTGCAGCAAGTCTCAGGCCTGCACCACCTCCCATTGGCTAGGAAGGCCCAAAGCCCACCTCCTGTGCGTAGCTACTGGTCTGATAGTGGCTCCTTGGAGTCTGAAAGTTCGCCTGAAAAGCTCTCTTTTCACTCCTAAACCCGGGCGGTGAGGAACAGCCTATCAATATTCGCGGCATCCCAAAGCCCGCCCTACACTGCATTGCCATTGGCTGTCCTCGCTGCCTGTTAGGGGTCGGGAGCTCAGAGTGGCTGCTTGCAGAGCCCTGCGGTGGTCTAGAGGAGCTGATAGTTGAGGGCGCTGACTTAGGACTGTCGGGACGCCCGGCCAAGTCTTCATCTGTCCCTGTGCAAAATGTGTATACGCGGTTCTCTCTCCTGCAATGGGTTGCTGAGAGGGAGGCAGTGCGATGGGATCTCAGAGGTGGCGTTCTCCAGGAGGATGCAGGGGCGAGGGAGTAGTGGCCTTGAGAAATGGGAGTGTTTCGGAGCAAAGCCTCAGACACGTAGGACTGCTGGGGTAGATCCAAGATTCCTTAGGGTGCCCCTGGCTTGAACCCTTGTTCaacagttttgttgttgttgttgttgttgttgttgttgctgttttgttttgttttgttttgtttttaccaaaCTTGAATTCCTGGAACTCTCTCTGCGCTGTCTCTCCGTAAAGGCAGCTTGAACCTCAATTTGCTCAGCTATGATATGGGTAGCCTTAAAACAGCAGTCGGTGAACACTTAAGATTTTGAATGTTTTTCAGACACGTTTCTCAAATTTAAAACCAAcagtaacaaaaaacaacaatcaACTTAAAATTCCTTCAAACTTATAGGTGGATAATTTCGAGGAGGGTGTCAGAAAACCATCATTAGCTAGTTCgggttttaatttttgttttaatacgTGCTGCTTCTGATGATTTTAATGTGATGATTAAAAACTGAACTGAAATTCAAAATACACTCCCTTTGCCCACGAAATTATTCTTTCTCCTGGTAAGCATTTTGGAGCCCCCTCACCAAGCTGCAACTGGAGTTGTTCCTGATCCCATGTGGTGTTGAGGTGGCCGCCAGGGCTCCTGCACTGAAAGATAGGGGTGCCTGCTCCAGGGATCCAATTTCAGAACAGAGAAGCTTTATAAAAAAATCCTCTAATAAGAATTTATAAGAGATCaaattttacatacaataaaatatgtCCATTTTCAATATAGAGTTCAGtaaattttgacaaatacataCTGAACAGCCCAGTCACATCCAAAAGTTCCTTCATGCCCTTCCCAGACATTCTCCCCCAAGATGACAACGAATTTGATTTCCTTCACTACAGATTATATTTCCTGGCTTAGAATTTCATGCCAATGGAATAATCTAGTatttctcttttgtgtctggcttctttcactcaacctTATGTCTGCGACCTTCATAGACATATGAAGCAGTTTATTCCCTTTCATTTGCTAAGCAGTATTCCATGGTCCCATTGTTGTGATTCTTTGTCAATTCTGTTGTTGGACACTTGGGATGTTCCCAGTGTTTTGCTATTATGAACAAAGCTAATATGAACATTTGactacaagtttttgtgtggacatactgCAGTAGCGTGCTGTGTGGCTGGCTCACTGGAGCTGATTTTGAGAATCTCAACTCTAGCTCAGTGATGTCATATTAGTACATAGTTTGAAATAAGCCGggatgggagtatttacaccatagTTGGCAAACGTTACAAATTAGAGCTATTTTCCTCTAGAGAGCTGGTGGGTATACATTTACCAGCACGCCATTGAGcatgtgttttcatattttttggaGTAGATACCTAGGGGTAAGATTGCTGGATTGCGGAGTATgtctatgtttaactttatatgaAGCTGCCAAACCGTTTCCATAATGGATGAAACATTTTATATTCCCAACAGCAATGCATGAAAGTTTCAGTTGCTCCACGTTCTCATCAATACATGGTATTGCCAGTCTTTTTAACTTTAGCCGTTGAATGGTGAAGACCCGCATGGAAGAGGGGCAATGGGAAATGAAGGTTATATGGCAGCCTAGTAAGTTGAACTTTTGTCTCTCTCCTTATAGACAGAGAAAGCCCTCAATAAACACAAGCTGAAGCATTTTGAGCACCCCTCTCACCTAATGCCCTTTCTCTGATCTGTTTCATTTCATCGCAGAGGAATGCTGAGGCTTCTAACGGGAGAAGGTAGTCATTTCAAACACAACAGGCCGTTCATTCTGTTCGGGAAATAGttgaaaataaaatctcatgCCAACCCAGTGAATCTTCTCCACAAagggagaaaagaatgaaatacttttaTTATCGAATAAGCATTAAACCAGACCGTGATGTGCCTCACAAGCAATTCACTTAAGAGATTtcggagaaagaaaaaaacttcatCCTTTTTTATAGCCAGGCAGATACAACCCATGACATACATGTTCTCAAGACAGATGATAACTTGGCCTCAAGAGAACTTGACACCGCCATTTGCTACACACAGTTCATCTCAAATTCACCTGGTCATTGGGGTAGCCATTTGCCTTtaggcaaaggaaaaataaaacacagatctCTTTGACAAGCAGGTGATGACTTGAAGCCAGCCGCCTAGGTCGAATTCCTAGGGACTTGGGAGATAGGGTGCTATCTCCGTTgatgtttacatttcaaagagatggcTCCCAGGCCCTTAAGAACAACATTCCTGAGTTGTAAAACTGGCTGGAGGCCTTTTAAAAGAATTACATTCCTCTAGTAGGGACGGAGAAAGAATTCACATGTTTTCTAAAGGAAATACTCTAAGAAAAGGGAGGATGGAGAGACTCTCATGTGTGAAACCAGGGaaaattcaactttttaaaaaatggttatcgtctttttttaaaatggattttctttttttgagggggtggaggcattgggaggtaattaggtttatttatatttttagaggaggtactggggattgaacccaggaccttgtacatgctaagcatgcgctctaccacttgaactatgccctccccctgaaaattcaacttttaaaaactttgtgTTTACCCTACAATGTCCACACGCTTCCCTGCGTTATGCCCTAGTGCAGGTCCACACTTCCCTCCCTTCTTCACCTTCAACAAATCTatgatttgtttttcaaaatcctTATCAACTCCATTCCTGAAGGAAGCCTCACAAAACAGCAGGGCCagacccccagcccctgccacatTATAGACCCCCTGTTGTCAAAGGCTACAGTCTCTTAGAATTGGAAAATGTTGCAGCTATTTGGTCTGATTCCAACCCATTTCAGAGACAGTGAAACTGAGACATAGGACAATATCAAATGGGTACTTAGGGCGCCGGGTCACTGGAGCAAAAAGGGCGCTTCAGGACTCCCCGCCCAGATTCAGAAACCTCTAAAGTCAGACCCAAgtgcaccccccccaaaaaagccctGCTTTATTCCATCACGGCACGATTGGGGTTAAAGCCCCTCGCACGCAGGTCTCCTCCCGACTGCGCCTGCGCGAGTCAGGACGTGCGAATTTGCCCTAGCAGCCCCTCCTAATCCGGAACACGACCCACATTCCGCCGGTCCTGCCTTGACAGGCGTGAATCTAATCCAATAAGGATGGAGGGCTGAGTCCCGTGGAGCCAATGGCTAAACTCCGAGGGGCGGTGGAGGCGGACTCCGCGAGGAAACAAGAAGACAGGCCCAAGatggaggcggcggcggccgtaGCGGCGTGACAGGTGAGGGCGGGCCCGGCAGGGCTAGGTTTCTGAAGCGACCGCCGGACACCGGCAGGGAGCCGGGACCGAAAGCTCAGGTCCAGGATGGCTCCGCCTGGGCCCCGGTGCCCCCCGCCCGGAACCGGAGGAGTGGTTTGACCCGGGGCGAGACCATCGCCGACAGCGGGGGGGCGGGTAGACTGGAATAGGGGTGCAAGCCTGCGGGGGATGGTTTCGCCCGTCGCGTGTGGCAGCGCGCCTGCGCAGAGCTGGAAGGCTCTCGGTGGGCGGGGCCGGGTCGACTGGGGTTTGGGTTGTGGTGTGTCCTGCCTGGAGTCCCTCTTAACTTCTCTAAGGTATCTGATGACCCTTCCTTACCACCAACCGGAATACGCGAAGACGCCGCTCACTCCTCGCTTTCCTTGTTCTGGATCAATGTCTAACCCACTAGGAGACTGTTTGAGGATTCCCCCATTGCTCCTCTTTaaccctccccagcctccttccATTATTACCAGTACTATGTCTGCGACCCCTTCATTAGTTGTGAGGGAGAATTTTGGAACGCCCTCCGTCCCACCCCCACTTTAACCCCATTTATCTCCCCTCAGCCATGCCTGGTGATGCATTATTATCCTCCTTTCCCCCATGACAATGTCTGGTGACACCCGTTATCCACTCTTCTCCCCAGTCTCTAGTGACCCCTGTTACATCTCCCCCTCAGCATAGTGTCTGCTGAGCCTCCATGAACTCCTCATCACCGTCTGGTGACTCCCACTTGCCACCTAACACAGTATCATTGAACCTACCATCATCACAGCCCAGGGCTAAGGGATGTCCACAGTGCCCTTAAGGACATTGTTTGGTGCAATTTCCATTTCCCCCAGACTGTGGGCAGTGTCTGATGATCCTCTGTTAGTTCCCCATCACCCTGTCTGTGACTCCTCCTACACCAGAGTATCTGATAACCCCTCTTCTCCTTTAGAAAGCCAGGACAGCCTGTTCATGTCCATTATGTACCTGACACGCCCCAGTGCAGTGCGTGCCGACTTCCCCGTtagtccccagcacagagactTATGTGCTCCTGTGCCCTCTGGGACAGTGTGTGCTGCCTCTCATTCCGTCctaccccccacccaccccgcccTATGTAGTGAATCCGAGACCTTGTCACTCAAGTGTGAGACAAACAACAGGAGGGGCTGAGCAGAGGAGGAAGTAGATCCCTTGGGCTGCGTGGAAATTAGGCTACAGGGGGTGACGTGGAGCCCGGAGACTGAGTTTTTTGTCCTCTGCCATTTTGCTTCCAGACTATCATCACTGGgcctctgaattcctcctctgtCTTCTAGGAGCCCCATGGCAcctgcccagccccacctcaGCCCGTCTTGACAAAGTCCTAGGCTCCATGGAGCCATCGCGGGGCCCCCCTGCCAACGGGGCCGAGCCGTCCCGGGCAGTGGGCACCGTCAAAGTGTACCTGCCCAACAAGCAACGCACGGTGGTGAGTGTGATGGGAGCACAGCTGGTGAGGGGTGGGCGTGGATCCGGTTATAAGTCTTGGATCAGAAGGGTGACAAGGGCTGGAAGGGGGCCTTTGCAGAGGGCCGAGGGGAGCGGCTGGGGACTTCGTCGGGCACTGACTCCTCATAtctgcgcgcacacacacacacacaggtgactGTCCGGGATGGCATGAGTGTTTACGACTCTCTAGACAAGGCCCTCAAGGTGCGGGGTCTCAATCAGGATTGCTGTGTGGTCTACCGGCTCATCAAGGGGTAAGTGTGGCACCCCGGCCCCCAACTGGGCGCccagccttccctcccctccttagAGTCATTCGATTCCACTCTACTGTAGAGTCTCTCATAATCTTCCCTTATTTCAGTGAATCCGTGAGTCCATCCCACTTTTGTCTCATTACTTTGTTAGTTCGTTTGTTGGCCTGGAAGGTCAGCAACTTACCTACTTCTTGGGCTCCAAGTCTTCACCAcactctgtctcctcctcccagAATTCATGTTTGTCCTTTCACTGTTTTATCAACTTGTCAGCTCTCTCCTTCCTCGGTTTCCTCATTCTCTGTCTGCTGTGTGGGCCTTGCTGACCTTCCATTTATTCCTCTGTTCTCGGGTTCTTAACTTTTGTATTCCATTCAcacattgcttttttaaaaattgaagtatagtcagtttacaatgttgtgttaatttctggtgtacagcatagtgattcagttatatacatactccttttcatattctttttcattataggccattacaaggaattgaatatagttccctgtgttatacaataggaccttgtttatccacgcagtgctttttatttatttcagggcCTCACCAGCTGCTTTGTTGGGGGCTTGCTCAGTACTTCTGAGATTTAGTTGTTTCTACACTGTTTCATTTGCTCCTCGGCTCGTGATTAAAAGCATGGACTCTTCACACTGTCCTGCCACTCATCATCCCTCGTggctttggacaagtcacttcatccctctgagcctcagtttccccatccgtaAAATGGGGGCAAGGAGAGCACTAGTCCCCCGAGTTGCCCTGACGAGAATGAAACACGTCATCTGTTACTCCATGAATGGCAGGCTTGATGGGACTTTTAGGGGTTTCCTTCCTCCCCACGGCCCCTGTCCACCCTCCCACTCACTCCTTTCCACGCCTTCTGCAGGCGAAAGACAGTCActgcctgggacacggccatTGCCCCCCTGGATGGCGAGGAGCTCATCGTGGAGGTCCTCGAAGACGTCCCGCTGACCATGCACAATTTTGTGAGTTGAGGGTAGAGACGGGGGGCAGACCGTGGGTGTGGCGGGGGGGGCGTCCCTGACCAGGCCTCACCCTTCTCTGCTCTGTGGCAGCAGGTACGGAAGACATTCTTCAGCCTGGCATTTTGTGACTTCTGCCGTAAGTTTCTGTTCCATGGCTTCCGCTGCCAAACCTGTGGATACAAGTTCCACCAGCATTGTTCCTCCAAGGTCCCCACAGTCTGTGTCGACATGAGTACCAACCGCCAACAGTGAGCCCGGCCTGGGGTGgctggggggatggggaggaTGGAGGCCCGGCCACGAGGCTTTCGCAGACAGCTGACCCACCTTCCCTTGCTTTATACCCTTAATGCTCTCAAGGTTCTACCACAGTGTCCAGGATTTGTCCGGAGGCTCCAGACAGCATGAGACTCCCTCGAGCCGCCCCCTGAATGAGCCGCTAACCCCTCAGGGTCCCAGGTAGGGGATGCCTTAGCTAAAGGGCTGCTGTCAGGAGAAAAAGATCTGGAGGCCCCTGTAGACCACAAGCCAtactttattcatttgtttacttgacaaacatttactgagcgccTACAAGTGTGAGTTTAGGGCATGAAGCTGTGGAGCCTTGGGCAAACCGCCTAATctttctgggccttagttttctcatctgtgaagagGGGATAATGATACTTTTACGACATAGGGTtctggtgaggattaaatgagttaagacATGTCCAATGCTTAGGACAAGATCTGCTACAGGATAATAAGTTCTTATTATTAATTACAATATCTACCCACCTATATATGTATCTAACTACCTTGTTAATTCTTCCAGTATAACCATGCTCaagccttttcattttgaaatacatattattttgtcATAAATTCCCTTTCACTTCTCCTTTATGTTAAGATTATACTGTAGCATTTCAATGTTGAAGTATATTATTGCTCTAATATGTCATAAGTTTATATAATATGCATTTTATGTGTCTATGTATTTTATAATGTCTATATGTACGTATGCTATTGTATAAtgtgttatgtttatactatTTTCATATAATGTGAAACATCAAACATTTTtatgtaatataaataaaaacagtatatatataaaatagtaaagttagggcattatgtatttttaattatggGTGTATGTGAGTTAATTACCTATGAATTGCATTTTGGGATAGTGAAGGAAACATTAAGGAATATTTTGGGGACAtcatatgtataatatgtatCATCTATTACACATATGTGCATGTGTAGCATAGATAATGTTATTATATATACTTAAAGCATTGCCATTTTAATACAGATACCATCCTGTACATTATATAATGCATAATATATTTGAATAGTACATATaattatacaatattatatattgcTCTTCTTCCGCTATCTGCATGGCTTGCTCTGCCTGCTTTAAGtctttgctcagatgtcacctgctcagggaagcctttcctgacaCCACCAGTGACACTTTCTGTCTCCTTATGTTGCTTTATTGCACCTGTCACCATGGGACATAGTAaatattctttgtcttttatttctctccCTACTGCCGCCAGCCCCGTGAGGGCAAGAACCTTTATCTGTTTGGCCACCGTTTTATTTCCACTGTCTCGAATGgtatctggcacacagcaggtactcagtaaatggtcTGTGAATAACAGTAATAACAGTGGACGTTTACTGTGTGTGAGCTAGACGCACACGTAGGACAGGGGCAGGGGGCGGCTTTACTGGTTCTCTAATTCAGCCAACGGTGGTTTCACAGCCTTTCCCCCGCCAGCTCCTGCACCCAGCACCGCGACCCCGAGCacttccccttccctgccccgGCCAACGCTCCCCTCCAGCGCATCCGCTCCACGTCCACCCCCAACGTCCATATGGTCAGCACCACAGCCCCCATGGACTCCAGCCTCATCCAGGTTGGTGttgaggcggggtgggggtgacACAGGAGCACCAGGCAGAGGAGAGATTGCCTCCTGTTGTCCACTTCCTCTCTCCGACTCCCAtccctcttctcttcttccaGCTCACTGCCCAGAGTTTCAACACCGATGGTGAGCCCCCCACTGCCTCCGCCctgagccccccaccccaccccacccggcTCCACTCACATCCCCCCCACAACTGCAGCTGCTGGTAATAGAGGTGGTGGCGATGGAGCTCCCCGGGGGAGCCCTGGCCCGGCCAGCGTGTCCTCGGGGAGGAAGTCCCCACATTCCAAGTCCCCTTCAGAGCAGCGGGAACGGAAACCCTTGGCCGACGACAAGAAGAAAGTGGTAAGCTCTGGGACAGGGGTGGGGGCGGGTCGCCTTTGGTGGGGGCTCCACAGGCTGAGCGATGAAGGATGTGGACAGGCCCCTGAGATGCCACCCGTGTGGCCCACAGAAGAATCTCGGGTACCGGGACTCGGGCTATTACTGGGAGGTGCCACCCAGTGAGGTGCAGCTGCTGAAGAGGATCGGGACGGGCTCGTTTGGCACCGTGTTTCGCGGGCGGTGGCATGGTGATGTGGCCGTGAAGGTGCTCAAGGTGGCCCAACCCACAGCTGAGCAGGCCCAGGCCTTCAAGAACGAGATGCAGGTGCTCAGGTGAGATGGCTCGCGGGTGTGgacaggggcgggggggggtggcGGGCATGGCCTGGGGGCCTCTCTGAGGAAAGGCCATGCTGGGGGCACCTCCTGCATAGTACCTGTATCTGTGTCGTGTTATAACCGGAATCGTCAATTGTCTGTCTGTTTCCCCCTGGGAAACGGATATGTCTAGAGGTCCTCTGTTGATGTTATCAGTTCTGTTTGGGTAAATATTGATATTAATTAACGGCTCTGCCTCCAAAATGAGGCTCTTCTCATTGGCCTGCTGTGAAACGGGTATGGCCACAGGCCATCACGTGTGTTGCCACCACATGTGTTATCCTGTGTACTTAGGTTAACAGAGTAATGCGAATGTTATTGAGTGTACTTACGATAATGGCATAATGTGAGTTAACTGCATCACCAGGAAGGCATCTGCCTTCTCAGCTTGTACTGCACTGTTAGTATATGTTTATCATGTTGCCTTCTtgttattaattataataatacagTACTTTAAAGAGCCAGATTAACTATAATCAGAACCATAATTTAATCATTATTTGATTAATGGTTGTAGTTGGTctgcttatttctttattttgttaattgctCTGGTTAATTCTTTCAGTAAGCATTTCTGTATTGTTCTTTTTTAGGGGTGGGGAGgtcattaagtttatttattttttaatggaggtactggggattgaactcaggacctcctgcatgctaagcaggtactctaccactgagctacaccctacccTGCTCTACCTAACATATCATTAATACTGTATTCATTAACTTGCGCTAAGCCCTGGGGCTTCCTTTTTGCCACCCTAGTTACTCCCACTCCTGGGATTGCCGGTGTGGGCTTTTCCCCCCGACAAGTGGGCGTGATTATGATATAGAGTTAATGTTATCAGAATTCCTTGTGCTATTTTTAATATTCATCCTCACaatggatgccgcagtcagaaaACTCTTAGTCTCTGCTCCCCTCTGGGAAATGGCAGTGACTTGAGCAGGCTGTGAATTTGCATTGTGTTAGTATTGAAACCAGAACTTGACTGCTATGAAGAACGCTCACTCGTTCTGTTTTCCACTCTGACATGAGCAAAATTGTGGAGCATCGTGGATGTACTTTTGCATTTATGTTACCATTGTAACTGTAGTTAATACTTATGTAGGGGAT from Vicugna pacos chromosome X, VicPac4, whole genome shotgun sequence carries:
- the ARAF gene encoding serine/threonine-protein kinase A-Raf isoform X1 gives rise to the protein MEPSRGPPANGAEPSRAVGTVKVYLPNKQRTVVTVRDGMSVYDSLDKALKVRGLNQDCCVVYRLIKGRKTVTAWDTAIAPLDGEELIVEVLEDVPLTMHNFVRKTFFSLAFCDFCRKFLFHGFRCQTCGYKFHQHCSSKVPTVCVDMSTNRQQFYHSVQDLSGGSRQHETPSSRPLNEPLTPQGPSLSPASSCTQHRDPEHFPFPAPANAPLQRIRSTSTPNVHMVSTTAPMDSSLIQLTAQSFNTDAAGNRGGGDGAPRGSPGPASVSSGRKSPHSKSPSEQRERKPLADDKKKVKNLGYRDSGYYWEVPPSEVQLLKRIGTGSFGTVFRGRWHGDVAVKVLKVAQPTAEQAQAFKNEMQVLRKTRHVNILLFMGFMTRPGFAIITQWCEGSSLYHHLHVADTRFDMVQLIDVARQTAQGMDYLHAKNIIHRDLKSNNIFLHEGLTVKIGDFGLATVKTRWSGAQPLEQPSGSVLWMAAEVIRMQDPNPYSFQSDVYAYGVVLYELMTGSLPYSHIGSRDQIIFMVGRGYLSPDLSKISSNCPKAMRRLLSDCLKFQREERPLFPQILATIELLQRSLPKIERSASEPSLHRTQADELPACLLSAARLVP
- the ARAF gene encoding serine/threonine-protein kinase A-Raf isoform X2 gives rise to the protein MEPSRGPPANGAEPSRAVGTVKVYLPNKQRTVVTVRDGMSVYDSLDKALKVRGLNQDCCVVYRLIKGRKTVTAWDTAIAPLDGEELIVEVLEDVPLTMHNFVRKTFFSLAFCDFCRKFLFHGFRCQTCGYKFHQHCSSKVPTVCVDMSTNRQQFYHSVQDLSGGSRQHETPSSRPLNEPLTPQGPSSCTQHRDPEHFPFPAPANAPLQRIRSTSTPNVHMVSTTAPMDSSLIQLTAQSFNTDAAGNRGGGDGAPRGSPGPASVSSGRKSPHSKSPSEQRERKPLADDKKKVKNLGYRDSGYYWEVPPSEVQLLKRIGTGSFGTVFRGRWHGDVAVKVLKVAQPTAEQAQAFKNEMQVLRKTRHVNILLFMGFMTRPGFAIITQWCEGSSLYHHLHVADTRFDMVQLIDVARQTAQGMDYLHAKNIIHRDLKSNNIFLHEGLTVKIGDFGLATVKTRWSGAQPLEQPSGSVLWMAAEVIRMQDPNPYSFQSDVYAYGVVLYELMTGSLPYSHIGSRDQIIFMVGRGYLSPDLSKISSNCPKAMRRLLSDCLKFQREERPLFPQILATIELLQRSLPKIERSASEPSLHRTQADELPACLLSAARLVP